Sequence from the Ancalomicrobiaceae bacterium S20 genome:
CCGGTCGCTCGACCGGTCACGCGCTGCGTGCTTCGTCCGATTATTTGTCTGAGCGCGGTCGGACGGTGCGACCGACGGCTCGACAGCGTCACTCCGTCAGTCCCTGCCCTTCCTTGGCCCTATCGCGCGCCCGCGGCGCCGGTCAGGGGCGACGCTACGTGAGCGCCACGGCCGAGCGGGCGCGGCTCTCGGCGGGTCACGTTTTCGCCAACCCGGACGAAGCGTCTTGGCTTCGACACGGTGCGCGACGTCATATGGGCTCGAACCATACGAGCGAGGCACCGCGCCCATGACCATCTCCCGCAAGCCCGGCGCCGTCGCGGCGCTCGCCCTCGCGCTCATCGCAGGCGCGCCGGCTTCCTTCGCCGAGGACGTCGCGCCGGCCGCATCCGAGACCCGCACCGCGCCGGAGGCGCGGCCGGCGCAGCGCGATCAGCGGACCGGACAGCCGAGTGCGCCTCGCGATGCGGGCCGACAGGGCGGCGAGCGCGGCAACGCGCAGGAAGCGCGCGATCAGGGCGACCGCGATGGGCCGGACCGGCCGAACGAGCGCCGGCGCGACACCTCTCAAGGCAGCACGAGCGCCGCCGACCATCGCCGACTGCCGCCTGACAGCACGACGCGGCAGACGCTCGCGCTGCCCGGCCGCACGCTCGCCTTCACCGCAACGGCCGGATCGATCCGGCTCTTCGACGACAAGAACGAGCCGGAAGCCGACATCGCCTACACGGCCTACATCCGCGACGGCGAGGATCCGCGCAGCCGCCCCGTGACCTTCGTGTTCAACGGCGGTCCGGGCGCCTCCTCGGCCTGGCTGCAGCTCGGCAATGCCGGCCCGTGGCGGCTACCGATGGCGGGCGAGGCGCTCAGCCCCTCGGCGCCGCCGGAGGTGCAGCCGAACGCCGAGACCTGGCTCGACTTCACCGACCTCGTCTTCATCGACCCGGTCGGCACCGGCTACAGCCGCTTCGCCGGCTCCGGCGAGGACCTGCGCAAGCGCTACTTCTCGGTCGAGGGCGATGCGCGCTCGATCGCGCGCGTGATCCGGCGCTGGGTGGAGCGGTCGAACCGGCTCCTGTCGCCCAAGTATGTCATGGGCGAGAGCTACGGCGGCATCCGCGGGCCGAAGGTCGTGCACGACCTGCAGACCCGCGAGGGCATCGGCGTGCGCGGCCTGATTCTGGTCTCGCCGGTCATGGATTTCCGCCTGTCGGGCTCGCCCGTCCTGCGCCATGTCGCCAACCTGCCGACCATGACGGCGGTGGCGCGCGAGGCGAAGGGGCCGGTAACGCGCGCCGATCTCGCCGACGTCGAGGCTTACGCGCAGAGCGATTTCCTG
This genomic interval carries:
- a CDS encoding peptidase S10, yielding MTISRKPGAVAALALALIAGAPASFAEDVAPAASETRTAPEARPAQRDQRTGQPSAPRDAGRQGGERGNAQEARDQGDRDGPDRPNERRRDTSQGSTSAADHRRLPPDSTTRQTLALPGRTLAFTATAGSIRLFDDKNEPEADIAYTAYIRDGEDPRSRPVTFVFNGGPGASSAWLQLGNAGPWRLPMAGEALSPSAPPEVQPNAETWLDFTDLVFIDPVGTGYSRFAGSGEDLRKRYFSVEGDARSIARVIRRWVERSNRLLSPKYVMGESYGGIRGPKVVHDLQTREGIGVRGLILVSPVMDFRLSGSPVLRHVANLPTMTAVAREAKGPVTRADLADVEAYAQSDFLMDLVKGEADQAATDRLADKVSGFTGLDRTLVARLGARVDAIEFRRALDRADGRVAGRYDASVSMLDPFPDSSFFRFGDASSDPLIAPMTSAAVDLTTRRLGWRPEGNYALLSEQVNRAWDWGRGTNPVESVQQIRQILALDPKLKLIVAHGIFDLATPYFGSKIELDQLPPTLTRPDRVKLVVYPGGHMFYSRDDSRKALRAEAEALMR